The following are encoded together in the Lathyrus oleraceus cultivar Zhongwan6 chromosome 3, CAAS_Psat_ZW6_1.0, whole genome shotgun sequence genome:
- the LOC127127483 gene encoding putative receptor-like protein kinase At3g47110, which yields MNFNTSCVISNKIAFKFIYSFLLYITKYHYTSTASSTLHGNETDLHALLDFKARITQDPFHTLSSWNHSIHHCNWLGITCNINNGRLIHIILPDMALSGTLSPSIGNLTYLTKLNLRNSSFHGEFPQQVGNLLYLQHLNISYNSFGGTIPGNLSHCIELTILSSGHNNFTGKFPTWIGNFSSLSLLNLAVNNFHGTIPNEVGKLSSLTLFAINGNYLYGKIPTSVFNLSSLYFLTFSENNLHGDLPSDVGFTLPYLETFAGGVNRFTGTIPESLSNASRLEILDFADNSLVGTLPKNIGRLNLLTRLNFDSNRLGNGKDGDLDFIASLINCTVLEVLGLADNNFGGELPKSIGNLSTQLNELALGTNSIYGSVPIGISNLVNLTSLGLENNILSGFVPYTIGMLQKLVDLELYNNSFSGVIPSSIGNLNRLTVLLIDDNSFEGTIPESIGNCRNLLMLNLSHNKLNGTIPRQVFSLSSLSIYLDLSHNALIGSLPFEVGNLINLEELDLSDNKLSGAIPSSLGSCASLEGLHMQGNFFEGNIPSSVQNLGGIQDIDLSCNNLSGKVPEFLGEIKGLMRLNLSYNDFEGELPMNGIFQNATSFSIDGNIKLCGGVSELNLPSCTIKKIHSPKVTIPLGSALVFVFFLSCFVAIFMRKRLGKKTSRERVTTKELELNISYSEIVKCTGGFSEDNLIGKGSFGSVYKATLLSDEAVIAIKVLNLEQVGASKSFIDECNVLKVIRHRNLLKIITAISGIDHQGNDFKALVYEFMSNGCLEDWLHPKNETKTLSFVKRLNIAIDVACALEYLHHSCETPIVHCDIKPSNVLLDKNMVAHVGDFGLATFLFEESCDSPKHSTMTASLKGSIGYIAPEYGIGGRVSAVGDVYSYGILLLEIFTGKRPTGEMFEGGMGIQQFTASALPNHVIDITDPTLLHNQELDGYNEDYSDEIALRYENEAGELSSMENCLVCVLEIGVSCSSTSPSERMHMTEVVNKLQVIKNSYLRLNELI from the exons atgAACTTCAACACTTCATGTGTAATCTCCAACAAAATAGCATTCAAATTCATCTATAGTTTTCTCTTATACATCACCAAATATCATTACACTTCAACTGCATCATCAACCTTGCATGGAAATGAAACTGATCTACATGCTTTACTAGACTTCAAGGCTAGAATAACTCAAGATCCATTTCACACACTCAGTTCATGGAATCATTCCATCCATCACTGCAACTGGTTAGGAATCACTTGTAACATCAACAATGGAAGACTCATACATATCATCCTTCCAGACATGGCACTATCTGGAACTCTTTCACCATCCATAGGAAATCTTACATACCTCACAAAACTCAACCTTAGAAACAGTAGCTTCCATGGAGAGTTTCCTCAACAAGTTGGAAATTTATTGTATCTTCAACATCTGAATATTAGTTATAACTCTTTTGGTGGCACCATTCCAGGTAATCTAAGTCACTGCATAGAGTTAACTATATTGAGTTCTGGTCATAACAATTTCACAGGAAAATTTCCAACATGGATAGGAAATTTTTCTTCTTTATCTTTACTTAACCTTGCTGTGAACAATTTCCATGGAACCATACCAAATGAGGTTGGGAAGTTATCAAGCCTAACACTTTTCGCGATAAATGGAAATTACTTGTATGGAAAGATTCCTACTTCAGTTTTCAATCTTTCTTCCTTGTACTTTCTCACCTTCTCCGAAAACAATCTGCATGGTGATTTACCTTCTGATGTTGGTTTTACTCTTCCTTATCTTGAAACATTCGCCGGTGGAGTCAATCGTTTTACTGGAACAATACCTGAATCACTTTCAAATGCTTCAAGATTGGAAATTCTTGATTTTGCTGATAATAGTCTCGTTGGAACACTTCCTAAGAACATAGGAAGGTTGAATCTGTTGACAAGACTCAATTTTGATAGCAATAGGCTTGGAAATGGGAAAGATGGTGACTTAGATTTTATTGCTTCATTGATTAATTGTACTGTTCTTGAAGTTTTAGGTCTTGCTGATAATAATTTCGGAGGAGAATTACCGAAGTCGATAGGTAATCTTTCAACACAGTTGAATGAACTTGCATTAGGTACAAATTCTATATATGGAAGTGTCCCTATTGGAATAAGTAACCTTGTTAACTTGACAAGTTTGGGATTGGAAAACAATATCCTAAGTGGTTTTGTTCCTTACACAATAGGCATGCTTCAAAAGTTGGTTGATTTAGAATTGTATAACAACAGTTTTTCTGGTGTGATTCCTTCCTCCATAGGAAACTTGAATAGATTAACAGTGCTACTAATAGATGATAACAGTTTTGAGGGAACTATACCAGAAAGTATTGGAAATTGTCGAAACTTGTTGATGCTAAATTTGAGCCATAACAAGCTCAATGGTACTATACCAAGACAGGTATTTTCCTTGTCTTCTCTTTCAATATACTTAGACCTGTCTCATAATGCTCTCATAGGGTCCTTGCCTTTTGAAGTAGGTAATCTAATTAATCTAGAAGAGTTGGATTTATCAGACAACAAATTGTCGGGCGCAATTCCGTCCTCGCTTGGAAGCTGTGCTAGTTTGGAAGGGCTGCATATGCAGGGTAACTTTTTTGAAGGAAACATTCCTTCATCTGTACAGAATTTAGGAGGTATACAAGATATTGATCTGTCATGCAATAACTTATCTGGGAAGGTTCCTGAATTTCTCGGTGAGATCAAAGGGCTAATGCGTCTCAATCTTTCTTACAACGATTTCGAGGGAGAATTACCGATGAACGGAATCTTCCAAAACGCAACATCCTTTTCGATTGATGGAAACATCAAGCTTTGTGGTGGTGTCTCGGAATTAAACCTACCTTCATGCACTATCAAAAAAATTCATAGCCCGAAAGTGACTATCCCTTTAGGTAGTGCACTAGTATTTGTATTCTTTCTATCTTGTTTTGTAGCAATCTTTATGAGAAAAAGATTAGGAAAGAAAACTTCAAGAGAAAGAGTTACTACAAAGGAATTGGAACTGAATATTTCCTACTCGGAAATTGTGAAGTGCACCGGTGGATTCTCCGAAGATAACTTGATTGGCAAGGGAAGTTTTGGTTCTGTATACAAAGCAACTCTTTTAAGCGATGAAGCAGTTATTGCTATAAAagtgttgaatcttgaacaagTAGGAGCTTCAAAAAGCTTCATTGATGAATGCAATGTTCTGAAAGTTATAAGGCACCGCAACCTACTCAAGATTATAACTGCTATCTCAGGTATTGATCATCAAGGTAATGACTTCAAAGCACTCGTGTACGAATTCATGTCGAATGGATGTCTAGAAGATTGGTTGCATCCTAAGAATGAGACAAAAACACTGTCTTTTGTCAAAAGACTGAACATAGCGATTGATGTTGCTTGTGCACTTGAATATCTTCACCATTCTTGCGAAACTCCTATTGTTCATTGTGACATAAAGCCGAGCAATGTACTTCTTGACAAAAATATGGTAGCCCatgttggtgactttggtttaGCTACATTTCTGTTTGAAGAATCATGTGATTCTCCTAAACATTCAACCATGACAGCTAGCTTAAAGGGCTCCATTGGATACATCGCACCAG AGTATGGAATAGGTGGACGCGTGTCTGCAGTTGGAGATGTTTACAGCTATGGGATACTACTGCTAGAGATTTTCACAGGAAAAAGGCCAACTGGTGAGATGTTTGAAGGTGGCATGGGAATTCAACAATTTACAGCCTCGGCTTTACCGAATCATGTCATAGATATAactgatccaacattgttacaTAATCAAGAACTCGATGGATATAATGAAGATTATAGTGATGAGATAGCATTAAGGTATGAGAATGAAGCTGGAGAGTTGTCTAGTATGGAGAATTGTTTGGTTTGTGTGTTGGAGATTGGAGTGTCATGCTCTTCAACTTCACCAAGTGAAAGAATGCATATGACTGAGGTTGTCAACAAACTGCAAGTGATCAAGAATTCATATTTAAGACTTAATGAGTTAATTTAG